One Dictyostelium discoideum AX4 chromosome 3 chromosome, whole genome shotgun sequence genomic region harbors:
- the pfdn4 gene encoding prefoldin beta-like domain containing protein, translating into MSKTMIEKVDEVLETEVCAADQKMINLFGRLNNRKHELMREKKAKQEDLEKATDSQDDLFIADDDSKFKYSMGEAFLEVNKEDAESLIEKYINKLEEDIKKIDSDINDINEKHKELKVILYAKFKNSINLEE; encoded by the exons atgtccAAGACAATG ATAGAAAAAGTTGATGAAGTTTTAGAAACAGAAGTTTGTGCAGCAGATCAAAAAATGATCAACCTTTTTGGTAgattaaataatagaaaacATGAATTAATGAGAGAAAAGAAAGCAAAACaa gaagatttagaaaaagcAACAGATTCACaagatgatttatttattgcagatgatgattcaaaattcaaatattcaaTGGGAGAAGCATTTTTAGAAGTTAATAAAGAAGACGCAGAATCATTGattgaaaaatatattaacaaACTTGaagaagatattaaaaagatAGATAGCGAcattaatgatattaatgaaaaacataaagaattaaaagttaTACTTTAtgctaaatttaaaaattctataaatttagaagaataa